A region from the Actinoplanes sp. OR16 genome encodes:
- a CDS encoding O-antigen ligase, protein MTAVAPAIPVAGPAHRGVKNRSLPSWPVAGILLLYPLWWALGLGVLIFPMMAAPMLFLLIRRRAAGRPLRLPPGVAWWAVFLLAAVVSIAALGADPTGTVVERASARLPAVVYKLSMYGSLTVLLIYAGNLTEAELSRRRLVRLLGGMFVLTVAGGLLGMVAGNFEFTSPVEWLLPSGVRNKGFVRSLVHPYAAQIMDLVGGEKPRPAAPWGYTNTWGNNYCLLIGFLLVAAWASRSAGKKTLALACVAISIVPAVASLNRGLWIGVGVLVAYVAARYVLAGKLWIIGAVLVAGGALWAAMVATPLGDTVQARLDNGKSNGVRSFLIEKALDGFAESPVIGYGGTRNTLGGRNSITVGESAGCERCGNFTVGGNGQLWQLLYAHGAAGTAGYLGFFGYGLWRFRRDRSPIGVAASGAIVTSFSAMLWYNSLVTPLAFMVLAYALLWRQWIEGIDR, encoded by the coding sequence ATGACCGCGGTCGCCCCGGCGATTCCGGTCGCCGGTCCGGCACACCGCGGCGTCAAGAACCGCTCCCTGCCGTCCTGGCCGGTGGCCGGGATCCTGCTGCTCTATCCACTCTGGTGGGCGCTCGGCCTGGGCGTGCTGATCTTCCCGATGATGGCCGCGCCGATGCTGTTCCTGCTGATCCGGCGCCGCGCGGCGGGCCGGCCGCTGCGCCTGCCGCCGGGCGTCGCCTGGTGGGCGGTCTTCCTGCTGGCCGCGGTGGTGAGCATCGCGGCGCTGGGCGCGGACCCGACCGGCACGGTGGTGGAACGGGCGAGCGCCCGGCTCCCGGCCGTCGTCTACAAGCTCTCCATGTACGGGTCGCTGACCGTCCTGCTGATCTACGCCGGCAACCTGACCGAGGCGGAGTTGTCCCGCCGCCGGCTGGTGCGGCTGCTCGGCGGCATGTTCGTGCTGACCGTGGCGGGCGGGCTGCTCGGGATGGTGGCCGGGAACTTCGAGTTCACCTCGCCGGTCGAGTGGCTGCTCCCGTCCGGCGTGCGGAACAAGGGATTCGTACGGTCGCTGGTCCACCCGTACGCCGCTCAGATCATGGACCTGGTCGGCGGGGAGAAACCGCGGCCGGCCGCGCCGTGGGGATACACGAACACCTGGGGCAACAACTACTGCCTGCTGATCGGCTTCCTGCTGGTCGCGGCGTGGGCGAGCCGCAGCGCCGGTAAGAAGACGCTCGCCCTGGCCTGCGTGGCGATCTCGATCGTCCCGGCGGTGGCCTCGCTGAACCGGGGTCTCTGGATCGGCGTCGGCGTTCTCGTGGCCTACGTCGCGGCCCGGTACGTGCTGGCCGGCAAGCTCTGGATCATCGGCGCCGTGCTGGTGGCCGGCGGCGCGCTCTGGGCCGCGATGGTCGCCACCCCGCTCGGTGACACCGTGCAGGCCCGGCTCGACAACGGCAAGTCGAACGGCGTCCGGTCGTTCCTCATCGAGAAGGCCCTGGACGGCTTCGCCGAGTCCCCGGTGATCGGGTACGGCGGCACCCGGAACACCCTCGGCGGCCGCAACTCGATCACCGTGGGCGAGAGCGCCGGGTGCGAGCGCTGCGGCAACTTCACGGTCGGCGGCAACGGGCAGCTGTGGCAGCTGCTCTACGCGCACGGCGCGGCCGGCACGGCCGGATATCTCGGTTTCTTCGGGTACGGGCTGTGGCGGTTCCGCCGCGACCGGAGCCCGATCGGGGTGGCCGCGAGCGGCGCGATCGTCACCTCGTTCTCGGCGATGCTCTGGTACAACTCCCTGGTCACCCCTCTGGCCTTCATGGTTCTGGCCTACGCGCTGCTCTGGCGCCAATGGATCGAGGGGATTGACAGATGA
- a CDS encoding Wzz/FepE/Etk N-terminal domain-containing protein, whose translation MEASRPASADVSHYLGAFRRHWWIALVATAAGLGGGAALTQAMPKVYESSTSVLVQSVDQDTNAQGGRTKGAVNLDTEAQLVGSGAVAVKAAALLRSGLSPIELAKSVSVQVPANTTVLVITFRADKPAAAQYGSHAFAEAYLRNREETARAQLDKQIRSLNLKVKQLTGALTGINAKLAVAVPGSSNESNLQSLRNNSQNQLNSLTGRLNELTTTMVGGGSIISDARLPEFPTSPNTLLNVGTGGMIGLLLGLCLAYLRERFDRRLVTAADVRDRGRVPVLAALDERSTPHFDDVVQPYGPGGRVFNRLRNEVLASLHEGDQIIVVTGTSRGSASTLVAANLAAALARTGSDVILIGAHLPDSVVDAAPLARMLGVAATPGLSDLLAGRISLVRTLQRTPRIPSLRVITTGGAATAAGLMQSQRLKDTLAALRQQTGYVVIEAPSTSSSADAQSLASLADAAILAVELRRSRRPALLDATEQLQRVGTRLLGAVVMPKLAPMKPGDIVAPAVTLPPPVAEEHTQQFQFAGSPRQRPAEGMTDETALIEKITSDGDDK comes from the coding sequence ATGGAAGCGTCTCGTCCTGCGTCCGCCGACGTCTCGCACTACCTGGGAGCATTCCGCCGGCACTGGTGGATCGCCCTGGTGGCCACGGCAGCGGGGCTGGGTGGGGGCGCCGCCCTGACGCAGGCCATGCCGAAGGTGTACGAGTCGTCCACCTCGGTGCTGGTCCAATCCGTCGATCAGGACACCAACGCCCAGGGTGGCCGTACGAAGGGTGCGGTCAACCTCGACACCGAGGCCCAGCTGGTCGGCTCCGGGGCGGTCGCGGTCAAGGCGGCCGCGCTGCTGCGGTCCGGCCTGTCCCCGATCGAGCTGGCGAAGTCGGTCTCGGTCCAGGTCCCGGCGAACACCACGGTCCTGGTCATCACGTTCCGGGCGGACAAGCCCGCGGCGGCGCAGTACGGGTCGCACGCGTTCGCCGAGGCGTACCTGCGCAACCGTGAGGAGACCGCCCGGGCGCAGCTGGACAAGCAGATCCGCTCGCTGAACCTCAAGGTCAAGCAGCTGACCGGCGCGCTCACCGGGATCAACGCGAAGCTGGCTGTCGCCGTGCCGGGCAGCTCCAACGAGAGCAACCTGCAGAGCCTGCGGAACAACTCGCAGAACCAGCTGAACTCGCTGACCGGCCGGCTCAACGAGCTGACCACCACGATGGTCGGCGGCGGCAGCATCATCAGCGACGCCCGCCTGCCGGAGTTCCCGACCAGCCCGAACACCCTGCTCAACGTGGGCACCGGCGGCATGATCGGGCTGCTCCTCGGGCTCTGCCTCGCCTACCTGCGGGAGCGCTTCGACAGGCGGCTGGTCACCGCAGCCGACGTGCGCGACCGGGGCCGGGTGCCGGTGCTGGCGGCGCTCGACGAGCGGAGCACGCCGCACTTCGACGACGTGGTCCAGCCGTACGGGCCGGGCGGCCGTGTCTTCAACCGGCTCCGCAACGAGGTCCTGGCCAGCCTGCACGAGGGCGACCAGATCATCGTGGTGACCGGCACCAGCCGCGGATCGGCGAGCACCCTGGTCGCCGCGAACCTGGCCGCGGCGCTGGCCCGGACCGGAAGCGACGTCATCCTGATCGGGGCGCACCTGCCGGACAGCGTGGTGGACGCCGCGCCGCTGGCCCGGATGCTGGGCGTCGCCGCGACGCCGGGCCTCTCCGACCTGCTGGCCGGCCGGATCTCGCTGGTCCGGACGCTGCAGCGCACCCCGCGGATCCCGTCGCTGCGGGTGATCACCACGGGTGGCGCCGCCACGGCGGCCGGCCTGATGCAGTCGCAGCGGCTCAAGGACACCCTCGCGGCACTCCGGCAGCAGACCGGGTACGTCGTGATCGAAGCGCCCTCGACCAGCAGCAGCGCCGACGCGCAGTCGCTCGCCAGCCTCGCCGACGCGGCGATCCTCGCGGTCGAGCTGCGCCGGTCCCGCCGTCCCGCCCTGCTCGACGCGACCGAGCAACTGCAGCGGGTCGGCACCCGGCTGCTCGGCGCGGTGGTGATGCCGAAGCTCGCCCCGATGAAGCCGGGCGACATCGTGGCGCCGGCCGTGACCCTGCCGCCGCCGGTCGCCGAGGAGCACACCCAGCAGTTCCAGTTCGCCGGTTCGCCGCGGCAGCGCCCGGCCGAGGGCATGACCGACGAGACAGCCCTCATCGAAAAGATCACCAGCGACGGCGACGACAAATGA
- the cysC gene encoding adenylyl-sulfate kinase yields the protein MNGSVLPEDVLRDAPSFTPRPYELADLELLLSGAYAPLTGFLGRADLATLSRTGRLADGTPWPVPVTCEIPGELAQTLDPHDPRRRTVVLTDPEGAPVAAIEVADVWQTGVNRFGIGGPVRRMGDGGHGPFQRLRRTPEEVTALLPPGRVLGVVADRPLHRPQLAQIAHAARTLAAHLLILIPVSGPGPDGLPPESLVRSIFAARDRMPPATIVAVPVLTRGDEMRDALLRARVAQAYGVTHVLSTEHTLSGAGVRVLVPRELAYDNRDGQWRWRDDIPPRNRRLAMSPAEIDDLLDRGFPLPEWHTPPAVAKELARVRPPRRHRGLVVFFTGLSGSGKSTIARNLADAMRENGERTITLLDGDVVRRELTAGLGFSKADRDANVRRIGWVAAEVGRHRGMAVACPIAPYEAARAAARRMAAEAGAGFILVHVATPLEVCEQRDRKGLYARARAGQLRGMTGIDDPYEAPSNAELTIDTTTMTVPEAVEVVLAYLVENGWVEPKLT from the coding sequence GTGAATGGTTCGGTACTACCCGAAGACGTGCTGCGGGATGCCCCGTCCTTCACGCCGCGCCCGTACGAGTTGGCGGACCTGGAACTGCTGCTCTCCGGGGCGTACGCCCCGCTGACCGGTTTCCTGGGCCGCGCCGATCTGGCAACGCTGTCCCGCACCGGCCGCCTCGCCGACGGCACTCCGTGGCCGGTCCCGGTCACCTGCGAGATCCCCGGCGAGCTGGCGCAGACCCTCGACCCGCACGACCCCCGCCGACGCACCGTCGTGCTGACCGACCCGGAGGGCGCGCCGGTCGCCGCGATCGAGGTGGCCGACGTCTGGCAGACCGGGGTCAACCGGTTCGGCATCGGCGGGCCGGTGCGCCGGATGGGCGACGGCGGGCACGGCCCGTTCCAGCGTCTGCGGCGTACCCCCGAGGAGGTCACCGCACTGCTGCCACCGGGCCGGGTGCTCGGTGTGGTCGCCGACCGGCCGCTGCACCGGCCGCAGCTCGCGCAGATCGCGCACGCGGCCCGTACGCTCGCCGCCCACCTGCTGATCCTCATCCCGGTGAGCGGTCCCGGGCCGGACGGGCTGCCGCCGGAGTCGCTGGTCCGCTCGATCTTCGCGGCCCGTGACCGGATGCCCCCGGCCACCATCGTGGCGGTGCCGGTGCTGACCCGCGGCGACGAGATGCGCGACGCGTTGCTGCGCGCCCGGGTGGCCCAGGCCTACGGCGTCACGCACGTGCTCTCCACCGAGCACACCCTGTCCGGCGCCGGGGTGCGGGTGCTGGTGCCGCGCGAGCTGGCCTACGACAACCGGGACGGCCAGTGGCGCTGGCGGGACGACATCCCGCCGCGCAACCGCCGCCTCGCGATGAGCCCCGCCGAGATCGACGATCTGCTGGACCGCGGTTTCCCGCTGCCCGAGTGGCACACCCCGCCGGCGGTGGCGAAGGAGCTGGCCCGGGTCCGCCCTCCGCGCCGGCACCGCGGCCTCGTGGTCTTCTTCACCGGCCTCTCCGGCTCCGGCAAGTCGACGATCGCCCGCAACCTGGCCGACGCCATGCGGGAGAACGGCGAGCGGACCATCACGCTGCTCGACGGCGACGTGGTGCGCCGTGAGCTGACCGCTGGGCTCGGCTTCAGCAAGGCCGACCGGGACGCGAACGTTCGCCGGATCGGCTGGGTCGCGGCCGAGGTGGGCCGGCACCGGGGCATGGCCGTGGCCTGCCCGATCGCACCCTACGAAGCGGCTCGCGCGGCGGCCCGGCGGATGGCCGCCGAGGCGGGGGCCGGGTTCATCCTGGTGCACGTGGCCACTCCGCTCGAGGTCTGCGAGCAGCGGGACCGCAAGGGCCTGTACGCGCGGGCCCGGGCCGGTCAGCTGCGTGGCATGACCGGCATCGACGACCCGTACGAGGCGCCGTCGAACGCCGAGCTGACCATCGACACCACCACGATGACCGTCCCGGAGGCGGTCGAGGTGGTCCTCGCATATCTCGTGGAGAACGGCTGGGTGGAGCCCAAACTGACGTAA